A portion of the Paenibacillus sp. PvR098 genome contains these proteins:
- a CDS encoding biotin--[acetyl-CoA-carboxylase] ligase — protein sequence MNDRLLELFEQSNGAFLSGEELSERLQISRTAVWKQIGKLRQQGFRFEAAPRKGYRLLTKPDKFDLPAFIVNLKTERFGKHVKYYDEVDSTQTVASKLIADGAPEGTLVLAELQTAGRGRMGRQWHSPKGKGLWMSMILKPTHIPLSFTPQLTLLVAVALCRAIRATVPVEAGIKWPNDLLIDGRKVGGILLESSAENETLQHIIAGVGIGVNLERDDYPPALRDIATSLAIEAGYRIDRVELLCRFLLEWEQLYELYQEQGFAPVKLLWEALSVSLHRLIRCHTAQGLVEGYAEGIDELGALELRLPDGTIRKMYSGDVEFR from the coding sequence ATGAATGATCGACTTCTGGAGCTGTTCGAGCAATCGAACGGAGCCTTCTTGTCCGGAGAAGAGCTTAGCGAACGATTACAAATTAGCCGTACCGCAGTTTGGAAGCAGATCGGAAAGCTGCGGCAGCAAGGATTTCGGTTTGAGGCGGCGCCGCGAAAGGGTTACCGTCTATTGACGAAGCCCGACAAATTCGATTTGCCGGCTTTTATCGTCAATCTGAAGACGGAACGCTTCGGTAAGCATGTCAAATATTACGACGAGGTGGATTCAACCCAAACGGTTGCGTCAAAGCTTATAGCGGATGGGGCACCGGAAGGAACGCTTGTCCTGGCTGAGCTCCAAACCGCGGGGCGGGGACGGATGGGCAGGCAGTGGCATTCACCAAAGGGCAAAGGTCTTTGGATGAGTATGATCCTGAAGCCGACCCATATTCCTTTATCCTTCACTCCGCAGCTAACATTGCTTGTTGCCGTTGCTTTATGCCGTGCGATCCGTGCCACGGTTCCTGTAGAGGCGGGCATTAAATGGCCTAATGATCTGCTGATAGACGGCCGTAAAGTAGGCGGAATCCTGCTCGAATCAAGCGCAGAGAATGAAACATTGCAGCATATTATTGCCGGAGTAGGCATTGGGGTCAACCTGGAGCGGGATGATTATCCTCCCGCGCTTAGAGATATTGCCACTTCGCTCGCTATAGAAGCTGGTTACCGGATTGACAGAGTGGAGCTGCTTTGCCGCTTTTTGCTCGAATGGGAGCAGCTTTACGAACTGTACCAAGAGCAGGGCTTCGCGCCAGTTAAGCTGCTCTGGGAAGCACTGTCGGTGTCGCTTCACCGCCTGATTCGCTGCCATACCGCACAAGGCCTCGTGGAAGGATACGCGGAGGGGATCGACGAATTGGGAGCCCTCGAACTTCGGCTGCCTGATGGTACGATCAGGAAAATGTATTCCGGTGATGTTGAATTTAGGTGA